A genomic segment from Geminicoccaceae bacterium SCSIO 64248 encodes:
- a CDS encoding ABC transporter ATP-binding protein: protein MTNPRPKLIELQDVSIGFGSAGQMRVVEGINLLIRAGETVALVGESGSGKSVTSLAIMRLLPRAKIGGRILWHGEGEAVDLLTLPPRQMRAYRGGAIGMIFQEPMTSLNPLFRVGTQIIEATRLHRDVSRREARAIAEDALRLVGIPEPASRLDNMPFEMSGGMRQRVMIAMSLVCRPALLIADEPTTALDVTIQAQILDLLRRLQSELGMSMLFITHDFGVVAEMAERIAVMYAGQIVEQGAADQILSRPANPYTSALLDAIPRLEGRVERLASIEGVVPDPNHWPAGCRFAPRCRHAIPGHCTDRPPPLEPADPGRSIRCVRWPEFVEPVHA from the coding sequence ATGACCAATCCGCGCCCGAAGCTCATAGAACTTCAGGACGTCAGCATCGGCTTCGGCAGCGCCGGTCAGATGCGCGTGGTCGAGGGTATCAACCTGTTGATCCGGGCGGGAGAGACCGTTGCGCTGGTGGGTGAGTCGGGCTCGGGGAAATCGGTTACCAGCCTCGCCATCATGCGGCTGCTTCCTCGGGCCAAGATCGGCGGCAGGATCCTCTGGCACGGCGAGGGCGAGGCCGTCGATCTCCTGACGCTGCCGCCGCGCCAGATGCGGGCGTACCGTGGCGGCGCCATCGGCATGATCTTCCAGGAGCCAATGACCTCGCTGAACCCGCTGTTCCGCGTCGGCACGCAGATCATTGAGGCAACGAGGCTTCACCGGGACGTCAGCCGGCGCGAAGCCCGCGCCATCGCCGAGGACGCGTTGCGGCTCGTCGGCATCCCGGAACCTGCGAGTCGGCTTGACAACATGCCGTTCGAGATGTCCGGCGGCATGCGCCAGCGGGTGATGATCGCGATGAGCCTCGTTTGCCGCCCCGCCCTTCTCATCGCGGACGAGCCGACGACGGCTCTCGACGTTACCATCCAGGCGCAGATTCTCGACCTCCTGCGTCGCCTCCAGTCCGAGCTCGGCATGTCGATGCTGTTTATCACCCACGACTTCGGCGTGGTGGCGGAGATGGCTGAGCGTATCGCGGTGATGTACGCCGGTCAGATCGTTGAGCAGGGCGCGGCCGATCAGATTCTTTCACGTCCGGCCAACCCCTATACTTCGGCGCTGCTGGACGCGATCCCGCGGCTCGAAGGCCGGGTGGAGCGGCTCGCCTCGATCGAGGGCGTGGTCCCGGACCCGAACCACTGGCCCGCCGGCTGCCGCTTCGCGCCGCGCTGCCGGCACGCCATTCCCGGGCACTGCACGGACCGTCCGCCGCCGCTGGAGCCGGCCGATCCGGGCCGCTCCATCCGCTGCGTTCGTTGGCCGGAGTTCGTGGAGCCCGTCCATGCTTGA
- a CDS encoding ABC transporter ATP-binding protein produces MLDRSDAFVLLDVRGVKKHFPIRGKSVLPSWRYVQAVNDVSFQVRHSEVLAVVGESGSGKTTLGRMLIRLLQPTEGAITFDGADLLGMDRKTMRRTRRRMQFIFQDPYSSLNPYMTVGETIGEVLEVHGLAKTKRGREERVGELLEIVGLRPSAAMRYPHEFSGGQRQRIGIARAISADPDFIVADEPVSALDVSVQAQILNLLTDLRERMGLTMVFISHDLAVVRHIADRVAVMYLGRVMEIAPVDDLFDRPLHPYTEALLSAVPTVERRRTTNRRVLSGDIPSPLSPPSGCVFRTRCPYALDDCAKVVPPLEPRGPGRLKACIRDDIVN; encoded by the coding sequence ATGCTTGACCGCTCCGACGCCTTCGTCCTGCTCGACGTCCGCGGGGTCAAGAAGCACTTCCCGATCCGCGGCAAGTCGGTGCTACCCTCCTGGCGCTACGTCCAGGCGGTCAACGACGTGTCCTTCCAGGTCCGCCACAGCGAGGTGCTGGCGGTCGTCGGCGAGAGCGGCTCCGGTAAGACCACGCTCGGCCGGATGCTGATCCGGCTGCTGCAGCCCACCGAGGGTGCGATCACCTTCGACGGCGCCGACCTCCTCGGCATGGACCGTAAGACGATGCGCCGCACCCGTCGCCGGATGCAGTTCATCTTCCAGGACCCGTACTCCTCGCTGAACCCGTACATGACGGTCGGCGAGACCATCGGTGAGGTCTTGGAGGTTCACGGCCTCGCCAAGACCAAGCGCGGGCGCGAGGAGCGCGTCGGCGAGCTGCTGGAGATCGTCGGCCTCAGGCCGTCGGCCGCGATGCGCTACCCGCACGAGTTCTCTGGCGGCCAGCGGCAGCGCATCGGCATCGCCCGTGCGATTTCGGCCGATCCGGACTTCATCGTCGCGGACGAGCCTGTTTCCGCGCTCGACGTGTCGGTGCAGGCGCAGATCCTCAACCTCCTCACGGACCTGCGCGAGCGGATGGGCCTCACCATGGTGTTCATCTCGCACGACCTCGCCGTGGTGCGTCACATCGCCGACCGCGTCGCCGTGATGTACCTCGGCCGCGTGATGGAGATCGCCCCGGTCGACGACCTGTTCGACCGGCCGCTGCATCCCTACACCGAGGCGCTCCTCTCCGCCGTTCCCACCGTGGAACGGCGCCGGACGACCAACCGGCGTGTCCTCAGTGGAGACATTCCGTCGCCGCTGTCGCCGCCATCGGGCTGCGTCTTCCGGACTCGTTGCCCCTACGCCCTCGACGACTGCGCCAAGGTCGTTCCGCCACTCGAGCCGCGCGGTCCGGGCCGCCTCAAGGCCTGCATCCGCGACGACATCGTCAATTAG
- the argH gene encoding argininosuccinate lyase — MDGQHAVSIRERVKLPPSRIMIETHWKPKMSYALRHGFQNELWVHVVHAKMLEKQGIISPAHLEAILGALANLAERGPDALEIDYTIEDLYSYTERYLARTLGPDVGGRLHTGRSRNDLGVTTGRMILRELMLDVMAALSGLRRVVFDLAERHIETVMPGYTHWQHAQPITLGYYLLSYADLLQRDWQRCMAALRSTNLSPLGAGALAGTSFPLDREYTARELGFDGLVEVCYDAVSNRDDGHETAAALAVLMTGLSRVAVDLQTWSTLEYAFVELGDEHSSVSSIMPQKKNPASLEHLKAEAARVTGAISAALAASKNTTFAEISDGVTGVDLPARDAAETTGESLRLMTEVLEKLTVFPERMLHSARIGFGTATELADVIVTEAGLSFRMAHNIVATVVSKAIEQGRRADEITAADVSEASRELFGQPLQLSEVTLRGALDPVQNVARRTVAGGPAPDVVAAMIARRRPALQHDLDELAALRARVDEKRATALGAARAKLAA, encoded by the coding sequence ATGGATGGTCAGCACGCTGTCTCGATCCGCGAGCGGGTCAAACTGCCCCCCTCACGGATCATGATCGAGACGCACTGGAAGCCGAAGATGTCGTACGCGCTGCGGCACGGCTTCCAGAACGAGCTGTGGGTGCACGTCGTCCACGCGAAGATGCTCGAGAAGCAAGGGATCATCTCCCCCGCACACCTCGAAGCCATTCTCGGGGCGCTGGCGAACCTTGCGGAGCGCGGTCCGGACGCGCTGGAGATCGACTACACCATCGAGGATCTCTACTCCTACACCGAGCGATACCTCGCCCGCACGCTCGGCCCCGACGTCGGCGGCCGCCTGCACACCGGCCGCAGCCGCAACGACCTCGGCGTGACAACCGGGCGGATGATCCTACGCGAGCTGATGCTCGACGTCATGGCCGCGCTGAGCGGGCTCCGCCGGGTGGTGTTCGACCTCGCCGAGCGGCACATTGAGACGGTGATGCCGGGCTACACGCACTGGCAGCACGCCCAGCCGATCACGCTCGGCTACTACCTCCTCTCCTACGCCGACCTGCTGCAGCGCGACTGGCAGCGTTGCATGGCCGCGCTCCGCAGCACCAACCTGTCGCCGCTCGGCGCCGGCGCGTTGGCCGGCACCAGCTTCCCCCTCGACCGCGAGTACACCGCCCGCGAGCTCGGTTTCGACGGTCTGGTGGAGGTCTGTTACGACGCCGTGTCGAACCGCGACGACGGGCACGAGACCGCCGCCGCCCTTGCCGTGCTGATGACCGGCCTCAGCCGCGTGGCGGTCGACCTGCAGACCTGGAGCACGCTGGAATACGCGTTCGTCGAACTCGGCGACGAGCACTCGTCCGTCTCCAGCATCATGCCGCAGAAGAAGAACCCGGCGAGCCTCGAGCACCTCAAGGCGGAGGCGGCCCGCGTCACCGGCGCAATTTCCGCCGCGCTCGCCGCCTCCAAGAATACCACGTTCGCTGAGATCTCGGATGGCGTCACCGGCGTCGACCTCCCGGCGCGCGACGCCGCCGAGACGACGGGCGAGAGCCTGCGGCTGATGACCGAGGTGCTGGAGAAGCTCACTGTGTTCCCCGAGCGCATGCTGCACTCGGCGCGGATCGGCTTCGGCACCGCGACCGAACTCGCCGACGTGATTGTCACCGAGGCCGGCCTGTCGTTCCGTATGGCGCACAACATCGTCGCCACCGTCGTGTCGAAGGCGATCGAGCAGGGCCGGCGGGCTGATGAGATCACCGCCGCCGATGTGTCCGAGGCCAGCCGCGAGCTGTTCGGCCAGCCGCTCCAGCTTTCCGAGGTGACACTGCGGGGTGCGCTCGACCCAGTGCAGAACGTTGCTCGCCGCACCGTCGCCGGCGGCCCCGCGCCGGACGTCGTCGCCGCTATGATAGCGCGCCGGCGGCCGGCGCTGCAGCATGACCTCGACGAACTCGCCGCCTTGCGCGCGCGGGTCGACGAGAAGCGTGCCACCGCGCTCGGCGCTGCGCGCGCCAAGCTCGCCGCCTAG
- a CDS encoding ABC transporter permease — MPRLLIRRVIQAIPVVLIVSAVVFSIAVALPGDPTLIILGENAPEPARQQIRQELGLDKPIPVQFINWLGNAAIGDLGKSYKTGEPVVSVLLARVPVTLELAALALIYSIAIGVPLGMIAALKRNTWIDTLVSVFSVSALAMPFFWIGILLIMVFTLRLHVLPPSGIVSFWQDPVENLRHMIMPVLTLGSAYVALVARQTRAAMIQVLSADYVRTARAKGASELRVVTVHAFRNALVAVVTVVGLQFAGMMGGAVVTETVFQLPGLGRMITNAIFDRDYGLLQGGILVVVCCVIIVNLVTDLAYNVLDPRVQQ, encoded by the coding sequence ATGCCCAGGCTCCTGATCCGCAGAGTGATCCAGGCGATTCCGGTCGTCCTGATCGTCAGCGCGGTGGTCTTCTCCATCGCCGTCGCGCTGCCGGGCGATCCCACTCTCATCATCCTCGGCGAGAACGCGCCCGAGCCGGCGCGGCAGCAGATCCGGCAGGAGCTCGGGCTCGACAAGCCGATCCCCGTCCAGTTCATCAACTGGCTTGGCAACGCCGCCATCGGCGATCTTGGCAAGTCCTACAAGACGGGCGAGCCGGTGGTCAGCGTGCTCCTCGCCCGCGTGCCGGTGACGCTGGAGCTCGCGGCGCTGGCACTGATCTACTCCATCGCGATCGGCGTGCCGCTCGGGATGATCGCCGCGCTCAAGCGCAACACCTGGATTGACACCCTGGTCAGCGTCTTCTCCGTCTCGGCGCTGGCGATGCCGTTCTTCTGGATCGGCATCCTACTCATTATGGTCTTCACTCTGCGGCTGCACGTCCTGCCGCCGTCTGGCATCGTGTCGTTCTGGCAGGATCCGGTCGAAAACCTGCGCCACATGATCATGCCGGTGCTGACGCTGGGGTCGGCCTACGTCGCGCTGGTCGCCCGCCAGACCCGCGCCGCGATGATCCAGGTGCTGTCCGCGGACTACGTGCGCACCGCCCGCGCCAAGGGTGCGAGCGAACTGCGCGTCGTTACCGTGCACGCATTCCGCAACGCGCTCGTCGCCGTTGTCACCGTCGTCGGCCTCCAGTTCGCCGGCATGATGGGCGGCGCGGTGGTGACGGAGACCGTGTTCCAGCTTCCGGGCCTCGGCCGGATGATCACCAACGCGATCTTCGACCGCGACTACGGCCTGCTGCAGGGCGGCATCCTCGTCGTCGTCTGCTGCGTCATCATCGTCAACCTCGTCACCGACCTCGCCTACAACGTCCTCGATCCGCGGGTGCAGCAATGA
- a CDS encoding ABC transporter permease has protein sequence MVGRVFRHRLGMIGGTVVVLLVLSALLAPVVVPYSPFEIDYTGFLKGPSWAHPFGTDELGRDILSRILYGSRASLQVMAMSIVGALVIGSAIGVVSGYVGGWVDEVLMRIVDGLLSFPAIVLALAIVAALGPSLTNAIIAIAVVNVPDFARLVRGQVVAIRGYDYVQAAQVVGMSTGRLMWRHVWPTVRGSVIIYATLKAAQAIITESALSFLGLGVQPPQPTWGSMLSTAMRYGDYWWMSVFPGLAIFVTVLALNLLGDALRDTLDATTT, from the coding sequence GTGGTCGGCCGCGTGTTCCGGCACCGGCTCGGCATGATCGGCGGCACGGTCGTCGTGCTGCTCGTTCTCTCGGCGCTGCTGGCGCCCGTGGTCGTGCCGTACTCGCCGTTCGAGATCGACTACACCGGCTTCCTCAAGGGGCCGAGCTGGGCCCACCCGTTCGGCACCGACGAGCTCGGCCGCGACATCCTTTCCCGCATCCTCTACGGCAGCCGCGCCTCGCTGCAGGTGATGGCGATGTCGATCGTCGGCGCGCTGGTAATCGGCTCCGCGATCGGCGTGGTCTCCGGTTACGTTGGCGGCTGGGTTGACGAGGTGCTGATGCGCATCGTCGACGGCCTCCTCAGCTTTCCCGCCATCGTGCTCGCGCTCGCGATCGTCGCGGCGCTAGGCCCAAGCCTCACGAACGCGATCATTGCCATCGCGGTGGTCAACGTGCCGGACTTCGCCCGCCTTGTCCGCGGTCAGGTCGTCGCCATCCGAGGCTATGACTACGTGCAGGCTGCGCAGGTCGTGGGTATGTCGACAGGCCGGCTGATGTGGCGCCACGTCTGGCCGACCGTGCGCGGCAGCGTGATCATCTACGCCACGCTGAAGGCGGCGCAGGCGATCATCACCGAAAGCGCGCTGTCGTTTCTCGGGCTCGGCGTGCAGCCGCCGCAGCCGACCTGGGGGTCCATGCTCTCCACCGCCATGCGCTACGGCGACTACTGGTGGATGAGCGTCTTCCCCGGTCTTGCGATCTTTGTGACCGTCCTCGCGCTCAACCTTCTCGGCGACGCCCTCCGGGACACGCTGGATGCCACCACCACCTGA
- a CDS encoding CoA transferase, with protein MLLEGVSVVEWSEDLTSQFAARLLADMGATVVKLEPPGGSALRRRGPHWPDGHGALFDFLNSGKICREIDPSAASGAEVLRQAIASADVLVEFGLDAAFATASVTVDELRRSRPELVVLSITPLGLDADPATAPSSDFLLQHRAGLAHAMARPVRDPTAQPPLAAADHEAPLAVGVCGALAAAWGLLAARSGRGPRIDLASQDFYVLLLTDEYTQWHGGERHFSRARGDRPGVAPAGGISWLLPARDGHFMVSPREQHQWERWLDVLGRPAWAQDPAYATVATRKSHWRELLDLMSAWSADQAAEDVAARAQAAGVACFPVSTPSQLLSNAQLLHRDFFDRLTGRDGTAIPVPGLPVRIANTVGEQLARRRILHPPAIDATATPSRSPSNVRA; from the coding sequence ATGTTGCTCGAAGGTGTATCTGTCGTGGAGTGGAGCGAGGATCTCACCTCGCAGTTCGCCGCCCGCCTGCTCGCCGACATGGGCGCCACGGTGGTGAAGCTCGAGCCGCCCGGCGGTTCCGCCCTCCGCCGCCGTGGCCCGCACTGGCCGGACGGCCACGGCGCGCTGTTCGACTTCCTCAACAGCGGCAAGATCTGCCGCGAGATCGACCCCTCCGCCGCCTCCGGCGCCGAGGTACTGCGGCAGGCCATCGCGAGTGCCGACGTCCTGGTCGAGTTCGGCCTCGACGCCGCGTTCGCCACGGCGAGTGTTACCGTCGACGAACTCCGCCGCAGCCGGCCCGAGCTCGTGGTGCTGAGTATTACCCCGCTCGGCCTCGATGCCGACCCGGCCACCGCGCCCTCCAGCGACTTCCTGCTGCAGCACCGCGCCGGGCTGGCGCATGCCATGGCGCGGCCCGTGAGAGACCCCACGGCCCAGCCGCCGCTCGCCGCCGCGGACCACGAGGCACCGCTCGCGGTGGGCGTCTGCGGCGCGCTCGCCGCCGCCTGGGGCCTGCTCGCCGCGCGTTCCGGTCGCGGCCCGCGCATCGACCTCGCCAGCCAGGATTTTTACGTCCTGCTCCTCACCGACGAGTACACGCAGTGGCATGGCGGCGAGCGCCACTTCTCCCGCGCCCGCGGCGACCGCCCCGGCGTCGCACCTGCCGGCGGCATCAGCTGGCTCCTCCCCGCGCGCGACGGCCACTTCATGGTCTCGCCCCGTGAGCAACACCAGTGGGAGCGTTGGCTCGACGTGCTCGGCCGGCCCGCATGGGCGCAGGATCCTGCCTACGCCACCGTCGCCACCCGCAAGAGCCACTGGCGAGAGCTGCTCGACCTGATGAGCGCCTGGTCGGCCGACCAGGCCGCCGAGGACGTCGCGGCGCGTGCCCAGGCCGCAGGCGTCGCCTGCTTTCCCGTAAGTACCCCGTCACAGCTCCTGTCCAACGCGCAACTCCTGCACCGCGACTTCTTCGACCGCCTCACCGGACGGGACGGCACCGCGATCCCCGTGCCGGGCCTGCCGGTCCGCATCGCCAACACGGTCGGCGAGCAGCTCGCGCGGCGCCGCATCCTGCATCCGCCAGCGATCGACGCCACTGCCACGCCGTCCAGGAGCCCGTCGAATGTCCGCGCCTGA
- a CDS encoding CoA transferase gives MSAPELELKPLAGLRVVDFSWVVAGPMTTKMLALMGAEVIKIESTTRPEHKNRTAGFHLLNNNKRSCTIDIRTTAGQDVLHRLVAKSDIVVENFSARVLQKYRLGYEDLRKVRPDLIFVSASGVGRSGPQRDALAYGTMLQAYSGRAGLIGQPNAMVEAMGILPIWTDPVTAMWETFSVLAAIHHRNRTGHGSYLDLSMLEGTVSLLPEALLRLSLGGDGTTPGGLSDGESAPGGCFRCAGTDDWIAIAVGTDAEWQALCDAMAAPDLAVEHPNAASRRAALSELNAKIATWCGTQDAVTLEARLRSLGVPAARTRHFGEVIDDPDIRRRGLFVDLPDGRHTTALPWREADTGFRGDLAPTPELGADNDHVFQRILGLSDDEVAALRGQEVAT, from the coding sequence ATGTCCGCGCCTGAACTCGAGCTGAAGCCGCTCGCGGGCCTGCGCGTCGTCGACTTCAGCTGGGTCGTCGCCGGTCCCATGACCACGAAGATGCTCGCGCTGATGGGTGCCGAGGTCATCAAGATCGAGTCTACCACCCGCCCCGAGCACAAGAACCGGACCGCCGGCTTCCACCTCCTCAACAACAACAAGCGCAGCTGCACGATCGACATCCGCACAACCGCAGGCCAAGACGTTCTGCATCGGTTGGTCGCCAAGAGCGACATCGTCGTCGAGAATTTCTCGGCCCGCGTCCTCCAAAAATATCGGCTCGGATACGAGGATCTGCGCAAGGTCCGGCCCGACCTCATCTTTGTCTCCGCGTCCGGCGTCGGCCGCAGCGGACCGCAGCGAGACGCCCTCGCCTACGGCACGATGTTGCAAGCCTACAGCGGCCGCGCCGGGCTGATCGGCCAGCCCAATGCGATGGTCGAGGCGATGGGCATCCTGCCGATCTGGACCGATCCCGTCACCGCGATGTGGGAGACCTTCTCGGTCCTCGCCGCCATCCACCACCGCAACCGCACCGGCCACGGTAGCTACCTCGACCTGTCGATGCTGGAGGGCACTGTCAGCCTGCTTCCGGAGGCGCTGCTGCGCCTCTCGCTCGGCGGCGATGGCACCACCCCCGGCGGCCTGTCGGACGGCGAGTCCGCGCCCGGCGGCTGCTTTCGCTGCGCCGGCACCGACGATTGGATCGCGATCGCCGTCGGCACCGACGCGGAGTGGCAGGCGCTCTGTGACGCGATGGCGGCTCCTGACCTCGCCGTGGAGCACCCCAACGCCGCAAGCCGCCGCGCCGCGCTGTCCGAGCTCAACGCCAAGATTGCCACATGGTGCGGCACCCAGGACGCGGTGACGCTCGAAGCCAGGCTGCGCTCGCTCGGCGTGCCCGCAGCGCGGACCCGCCACTTCGGCGAGGTGATCGACGATCCCGACATCCGCCGCCGCGGCCTGTTTGTGGACCTCCCCGACGGCCGACACACCACCGCCCTGCCCTGGCGCGAGGCGGATACCGGCTTCCGCGGCGACCTCGCCCCGACGCCCGAGCTCGGCGCCGACAACGATCACGTCTTCCAGCGCATCCTCGGCCTCAGCGACGACGAGGTGGCGGCCCTGCGCGGCCAGGAGGTCGCCACGTGA
- a CDS encoding enoyl-CoA hydratase/isomerase family protein yields the protein MPIDYEKRDGVAVITLNDPAKANLLDRETSDQLAEIWTDFWEDRDLRCAILTGAGDRHFCGGHRLTLAPGITEEEREYLQTRRAFWPSGRTINGEKIGVDGRSGDHYPRVWKPVIAAINGWAAGAGFYTLLSTTDIRIASAEKARFKFALLSQGWLGHGPGATLLTRQIRYADAMRILLTDEPFDAAEALRIGLVNEVVPHARLMERAEELARHICTLPPVAVRMMKEFVIRFADVPTDQAWQVQTLINSFMIHATADGEEGRRAFSEKRKPEFTGALRRRGPIWSEPEGEDAERLDRVFRSGNY from the coding sequence ATGCCCATCGACTACGAGAAACGCGATGGTGTCGCCGTCATAACCCTGAACGACCCGGCGAAGGCGAACCTTCTCGACCGCGAAACCTCCGATCAGCTTGCCGAGATCTGGACCGACTTTTGGGAAGATCGAGACCTGCGCTGCGCCATCCTCACCGGTGCGGGCGATCGGCACTTCTGCGGCGGGCATCGGCTCACCCTTGCTCCCGGCATCACCGAGGAGGAGCGCGAGTACCTGCAGACCCGGCGCGCGTTCTGGCCGTCCGGGCGCACCATCAACGGCGAAAAGATCGGCGTCGACGGCCGGTCTGGCGACCACTATCCGCGCGTCTGGAAGCCCGTCATCGCCGCGATCAACGGCTGGGCGGCGGGCGCAGGCTTCTACACGCTGCTGTCGACCACCGACATCCGCATCGCCAGCGCGGAGAAAGCTCGCTTCAAGTTCGCGCTGCTGTCGCAAGGTTGGCTCGGCCACGGACCCGGCGCGACGCTGCTCACCCGCCAGATACGCTACGCCGACGCCATGCGCATCCTCCTCACAGATGAGCCCTTCGACGCCGCTGAGGCACTGCGCATCGGCCTCGTCAACGAGGTCGTCCCGCACGCCCGCCTGATGGAGCGCGCCGAGGAACTGGCACGGCACATCTGCACCCTGCCGCCGGTCGCGGTGCGGATGATGAAGGAGTTCGTGATCCGCTTCGCCGATGTGCCGACCGACCAGGCCTGGCAGGTCCAGACGCTGATCAACTCATTCATGATCCACGCCACCGCCGACGGTGAGGAGGGGCGCCGCGCCTTCAGCGAGAAACGCAAGCCGGAATTCACCGGCGCCCTGCGCCGCCGCGGCCCCATCTGGTCGGAGCCGGAGGGCGAGGACGCCGAGCGCCTCGACCGTGTGTTCCGCAGCGGGAACTACTGA
- a CDS encoding NAD(P)H-quinone oxidoreductase, translated as MATVEMREPGGPGMLLPGERPVPRPAPGELLIEVAAAGVNGPDLMQRRGLYPPPKGASDLLGLEVSGTVVEVGAAVSGWHAGDPITALTNGGGYAEYVAVHSRHCLPPPPGVPLRDAAGLPETFFTVWSNIFIEGGGLRPGMTLLVHGGAGGIGSTAIQLGKAFGARVFATESPAARCDFCRALGADRVVDYASEDFVEVVRAEAGGADVILDIVGGPYVARNIKAASPGARIVQLAFALGSKIELDLMPVMLKRITYTGSTLRSRPDDVKAIIAERLRREVWPLFEAGKLTALTNRMLPFREAAQAHTLMEQAGHTGKILLVADRLWDISA; from the coding sequence ATGGCGACCGTCGAGATGCGGGAGCCCGGCGGCCCCGGCATGCTCCTCCCCGGCGAGCGCCCGGTGCCGCGTCCCGCACCCGGCGAGTTGCTGATCGAGGTCGCCGCCGCCGGGGTCAACGGCCCGGACCTGATGCAGCGCCGCGGCCTCTACCCGCCGCCCAAAGGCGCCTCCGACCTCCTCGGCCTGGAAGTTTCCGGCACGGTGGTCGAGGTCGGTGCCGCGGTGTCCGGCTGGCACGCCGGAGACCCCATCACGGCGCTCACCAACGGGGGTGGCTATGCCGAGTACGTCGCGGTCCACTCCCGCCACTGTCTGCCGCCGCCGCCCGGGGTCCCGCTGCGCGACGCCGCGGGTCTGCCGGAGACCTTCTTCACCGTCTGGAGCAACATCTTCATCGAAGGCGGCGGGTTGCGGCCGGGCATGACGCTGCTCGTCCACGGCGGCGCGGGGGGCATTGGCTCCACCGCCATCCAGCTCGGCAAGGCCTTCGGGGCCCGTGTCTTCGCGACGGAGAGCCCGGCGGCGCGCTGCGACTTCTGCCGCGCCCTCGGCGCCGACCGCGTCGTCGACTATGCGTCGGAGGACTTCGTGGAGGTCGTCCGCGCCGAGGCCGGCGGCGCCGACGTCATCCTCGACATCGTCGGCGGCCCTTACGTCGCGCGCAACATCAAGGCCGCCTCTCCGGGCGCCCGCATCGTCCAGCTCGCCTTCGCCCTCGGGTCGAAGATCGAGCTTGACCTCATGCCGGTCATGCTGAAGCGCATCACCTATACCGGCTCCACCCTTCGCAGCCGGCCGGACGACGTGAAAGCCATCATCGCCGAGCGCCTGCGGCGCGAGGTCTGGCCGCTGTTTGAGGCCGGCAAGCTCACGGCCCTGACGAACCGCATGCTCCCGTTCCGCGAAGCGGCGCAGGCGCACACGCTGATGGAGCAAGCCGGCCACACCGGCAAGATCCTGCTGGTCGCTGACCGGCTGTGGGACATCTCCGCATGA
- a CDS encoding LacI family DNA-binding transcriptional regulator, whose product MSEETKSAVLSATRSRVTIKDLADDLGMSVSTISRAFQENSRIADRSRQIVLTRAAELGYKANPFARTLVGKKTKIVGVLVSRISSPFYGEMLNLIAKELRADNMSLMLIAGEHVQEIRDGLNVLMAYDPVAVLVMSSYASAETLAGSPIAHDRLVYFNRFPADRSSLALAYDNRGAGAKMANYLIGLGHRRFCYVSSGLESSTDEERGQGFAAEIMGRDLPAPAVIITTGFTYEAGMAAAAQVAARIDEIDAVFCAADMMALGLMDGMRYTYAVDVPARLSIAGCDDIAMAGWPSHSLTTVRMPRRAMVREIVRLIQSIAADRRPSSALLRVGAADIVVRRSAGPNMRG is encoded by the coding sequence GTGAGCGAAGAGACGAAGTCTGCGGTACTCAGCGCAACGCGGTCGCGCGTCACCATCAAGGACTTGGCGGACGACCTCGGAATGTCCGTCTCGACGATCAGCCGCGCATTCCAGGAGAACTCGCGCATCGCCGATCGCTCGCGACAGATCGTTCTGACGCGAGCGGCGGAGCTCGGCTACAAGGCCAATCCGTTCGCGCGCACGCTGGTCGGCAAGAAGACCAAGATCGTCGGCGTGCTCGTGTCGCGGATCAGCTCGCCGTTCTATGGCGAGATGCTGAACCTCATCGCCAAGGAGCTGCGGGCCGACAACATGAGCCTGATGCTCATCGCCGGCGAGCACGTGCAGGAGATCCGCGACGGGCTGAATGTGCTGATGGCGTACGATCCCGTGGCGGTGCTGGTGATGTCGAGCTACGCGTCGGCCGAAACGCTCGCCGGGTCGCCGATAGCGCATGACAGGCTGGTGTACTTCAACCGCTTTCCGGCCGACCGGTCGTCGCTCGCGCTCGCCTACGACAACCGTGGCGCTGGCGCGAAGATGGCGAACTACCTGATCGGCCTGGGTCATCGGCGGTTCTGCTACGTTTCATCCGGGCTCGAGTCGTCCACCGACGAGGAGCGCGGCCAGGGGTTTGCAGCCGAGATCATGGGCCGCGATCTGCCCGCGCCCGCGGTGATCATCACAACCGGCTTCACGTACGAGGCCGGCATGGCGGCGGCAGCGCAGGTTGCGGCCCGCATCGACGAGATCGACGCGGTGTTCTGCGCCGCGGACATGATGGCGCTGGGGCTGATGGACGGGATGCGGTACACCTACGCTGTGGATGTTCCCGCGCGGCTCTCGATTGCCGGCTGCGACGACATCGCGATGGCGGGCTGGCCGTCGCACTCGCTGACCACGGTGCGGATGCCTCGGCGTGCGATGGTCCGGGAGATCGTGCGCCTGATCCAGTCGATCGCGGCCGATCGGCGGCCCTCCAGCGCGCTGCTGCGGGTCGGAGCGGCCGACATCGTGGTGCGACGCTCGGCGGGCCCGAACATGCGCGGGTAG